The following are encoded together in the Mycteria americana isolate JAX WOST 10 ecotype Jacksonville Zoo and Gardens chromosome 2, USCA_MyAme_1.0, whole genome shotgun sequence genome:
- the SDC2 gene encoding syndecan-2: MRGVWLALTVSFVACASGQPRADLTSDKDLYLDNSSVEEASGVYPIDDDDYSSGSGSGAEEDEDSAVITTSRTLPKLPTTSDASETTTVKMQTKVPAQTKSPEEIDKEERPETDAKKKSDEPGDDTDVFTEKHSENLFQRTEVLAAVIAGGVIGFLFAIFLILLLVYRMRKKDEGSYDLGERKPSCAAYQKAPTKEFYA, from the exons AGAGCAGATTTGACCTCTGATAAAGATTTATACCTTGACAACAGCTCTGTTGAAGAAGCATCAGGCGTCTATCCaattgatgatgatgattattctTCTGGGTCAGGTTCAG GTGCTGAAGAAGATGAGGATAGTGCAGTGATAACAACATCCAGAACACTTCCAAAGTTACCGACAACTAGTGATGCATCTGAGACCACCACGGTGAAAATGCAGACCAAGGTGCCTGCACAAACAAAG TCACCTGAAGAAATCGATAAAGAGGAAAGGCCCGAGACAGATGCCAAGAAAAAGAGTGATGAGCCAGGGGATGACACAGACGTGTTCACTGAGAAGCATTCAGAAAACCTCTTCCAGAGAACAGAAGTTCTGGCAG CTGTTATTGCTGGCGGAGTTATCGGTTTTCTTTTCGCAATCTTCCTTATCCTGCTGCTGGTATATCGCATGAGAAAGAAGGATGAAGGCAGTTACGACCTTGGTGAACGTAAACCATCCTGTGCTGCCTATCAAAAGGCACCTACTAAGGAGTTTTATGCATAA